In a single window of the Papaver somniferum cultivar HN1 chromosome 8, ASM357369v1, whole genome shotgun sequence genome:
- the LOC113305002 gene encoding F-box protein At5g07610-like, which yields MTFLSDCNNPSSSSSATLASVLVSNVDMLTQILLRLPVKSLLVFKYVSKQWFTLISDPFFCNKYNKLQKSLSIRGLYTQIDGSCGVSSRLQYVPLDGSTWTTSSAPFKTLDFINDPLGITIVQSCNGLMCCRSNPRPVDDFYSTYYVCNPSTRQYRSIICESKKREKGYEQLFSVSLAYDPLKSPHYKVVCIWLVAEPTSFIFCYQIEVYSSETASWKLSGEVYTFFDGTFFYFNVDRELRMEMRMPVYDKELYMEPKNFGECQGRLYLTLSRMSRHTNFEILEMKTDYTGWSKRYAVNLQEVVLAYPGFDFYLSYQFDVLLVREVEGESPKNMVLMRVEDKVFAYDLHDMSFKEIRKVTRENQENVAYQYIETLASV from the exons ATGACTTTTCTTTCTGATTGCAACAAtccatcatcatcgtcatcagcaACATTAGCATCTGTTCTAGTTAGCAACGTTGATATGTTAACCCAGATTCTATTACGTTTACCAGTTAAATCCCTGCTAGTATTTAAATATGTATCGAAACAGTGGTTTACCCTCATTTCTGATCCATTTTTCTGCAACAAATACAATAAACTCCAAAAATCACTTTCAATCCGGGGCCTATACACACAAATCGATGGATCATGTGGTGTTTCCTCAAGACTCCAATACGTTCCCCTTGATGGATCCACATGGACCACATCCTCTGCTCCCTTCAAAACACTGGATTTTATTAATGATCCATTAGGTATAACGATAGTGCAATCTTGCAATGGTCTCATGTGTTGCAGGAGCAACCCCAGACCCGTGGACGACTTCTATAGCACATATTACGTTTGCAATCCGTCTACGAGACAATATCGCTCAATTATTTGTGAATCTAAGAAACGTGAGAAAGGTTATGAACAACTTTTTAGTGTCAGTTTAGCATACGACCCACTCAAGTCACCTCACTACAAAGTTGTTTGCATTTGGTTGGTTGCAGAACCTACATCTTTTATT ttttgttatCAAATTGAGGTATACTCATCTGAAACAGCTTCTTGGAAGCTATCTGGAGAGGTTT ACACATTTTTCGATGGGACTTTTTTTTACTTCAATGTTGATCGAGAGTTAAGAATGGAAATGAGAATGCCAGTCTATGACAAAGAGCTTTATATGGAGCCAAAAAACTTTGGCGAGTGTCAGGGTCGCCTATATCTTACACTCAGTCGTATGTCTAGACATACCAATTTTGAAATCTTGGAAATGAAGACCGACTACACAGGGTGGAGCAAAAGATATGCTGTTAATCTTCAAGAAGTGGTATTAGCATATCCAGGATTTGACTTTTATTTATCATATCAATTCGATGTATTACTTGTCAGGGAAGTAGAAGGAGAGTCTCCGAAGAACATGGTATTAATGCGAGTAGAAGATAAAGTTTTTGCTTATGATCTACATGACATGAGCTTTAAGGAAATTCGAAAAGTTACACGGGAGAATCAAGAAAATGTTGCTTATCAATACATTGAGACACTCGCTTCTGTTTGA